From Rudanella lutea DSM 19387, a single genomic window includes:
- a CDS encoding FHA domain-containing protein: MEKQPKTFWDQLSNLLVPKRQSGAPEPIKSDRILHELIRCFEASLNRESIGNSLLFDAHYIVILHPSSYTERLAALPVIVNEAVNAFYAAIDRRKGGDDRIVTVASHWQFKFGPGTEFEGRAIGPADIEVIGSLTGHSLEIDPGPRPSANSNLKATRKVKNTNVYEKMDVNLPAFGHIDFRESGAFAVRIDPARLAPPVPAPAVTDGVASANAPAPQSVAPATAPGPVVPPVAPVRPEHLARIDCYMADQNTEETHWMKDREVVIARHEPDNGAFANYIRLRSPYVSNPHARIRYDASAGVFQLASFSAHETRLNEQIVARSEPTNPVWVELPSPSQILLNGVVTLTFTRTD, translated from the coding sequence ATGGAAAAGCAACCCAAGACCTTTTGGGATCAGTTAAGTAACCTGCTCGTGCCCAAGCGGCAGTCGGGCGCGCCCGAACCAATCAAAAGCGACCGGATTCTGCACGAGCTGATCCGTTGCTTTGAGGCCTCGCTCAACCGCGAAAGCATTGGGAACAGCCTGCTTTTTGATGCCCACTACATTGTCATTCTCCACCCGTCGAGCTATACCGAACGGCTGGCGGCTCTGCCCGTGATTGTCAATGAGGCCGTCAATGCGTTTTATGCCGCCATAGACCGGCGCAAGGGCGGTGACGACCGAATTGTCACCGTGGCCTCGCACTGGCAGTTTAAGTTTGGGCCGGGCACCGAGTTTGAAGGCCGCGCCATTGGCCCCGCCGATATTGAGGTGATTGGCTCGTTGACCGGGCATTCGCTTGAAATTGACCCCGGCCCCCGGCCGTCGGCAAACAGTAATCTGAAGGCTACGCGCAAGGTGAAAAACACGAACGTCTACGAAAAAATGGACGTGAACCTGCCCGCTTTTGGGCACATCGACTTCCGCGAGTCGGGGGCGTTTGCCGTGCGTATCGACCCGGCCCGGTTGGCCCCCCCGGTGCCTGCCCCGGCTGTTACCGACGGGGTTGCATCAGCGAATGCCCCGGCCCCGCAGTCGGTGGCACCCGCCACCGCGCCCGGCCCTGTAGTGCCACCAGTAGCTCCGGTCCGGCCCGAACACCTGGCCCGGATTGATTGCTACATGGCCGATCAGAACACCGAAGAAACCCACTGGATGAAAGACCGCGAAGTGGTTATTGCCCGGCATGAGCCCGACAATGGCGCGTTTGCCAATTACATCCGGCTTCGGTCGCCCTACGTGTCGAACCCCCACGCCCGGATTCGGTACGATGCCTCCGCCGGGGTGTTTCAGCTGGCTTCGTTCAGCGCACACGAAACCCGCTTGAACGAGCAGATTGTGGCCCGCAGCGAACCGACCAACCCGGTTTGGGTGGAGTTGCCGAGCCCGTCGCAGATTTTGCTCAATGGAGTTGTCACGCTCACGTTTACCCGCACCGACTGA